TCAAGAAGAGTTCCTTTATAAGGGACCTTCTTTAATTTTATTTAAATAAGTTTCTAAAAACTATATAATGATTTAAATTGAATAACTAGTGAATTATTTTAAGGTGTTGAGGTGTAATTGTTTTGAATACTGATATTGAGAGAGAAGATTTATTAAATAAGGAATATAAGGTTTTAGATAAAGGCTTTATCAAACTTGTTGATTATATGGGTAGTGAGGAGAGAATATTGAATGCAGCAAGGATTTCATATCGAGGTGAGAGAATTAGGAGGACAGATGCTGAACTTATAGATTATTTAGTTAGAAATGAGCACACAAGTCCATTTGAACAAGTGGTTTTTACATTTTATATTAAGGCTCCTATATTTGTTGCAAGGCAATGGATGAGACATAGAACAGCAAGGATTAATGAAGTATCTGGTTCATATAGTTTTCTTAGAGAAGAGTTTTATGTGCCTTTAGAGGAGGATCTAAAAATACAAAATATTGAGAGTAATCAAATTGAAGCTAATTTTGCAAAGAATGTGTTAAGTGATTTAAGAGAGAGTCAAAAAACTTGTTACAAGTTATATCAAGATATGATAAATAGTAATGTTTCAAAAGAAGTTTCTAGAATAGCTTTACCTTTAAGCTTGTATACTGAAT
This genomic stretch from Borrelia puertoricensis harbors:
- the thyX gene encoding FAD-dependent thymidylate synthase; this translates as MNTDIEREDLLNKEYKVLDKGFIKLVDYMGSEERILNAARISYRGERIRRTDAELIDYLVRNEHTSPFEQVVFTFYIKAPIFVARQWMRHRTARINEVSGSYSFLREEFYVPLEEDLKIQNIESNQIEANFAKNVLSDLRESQKTCYKLYQDMINSNVSKEVSRIALPLSLYTEWYWQIDLNNLFHFIKLRLALNESKEVSENSSKEMSEYAKILLDVIEKLVPIATKSFKNHILKGCRLSYEEIIAISGALNISKLKLDDKALNRLKDKLNIK